The genomic stretch GATATCAGTTGACGATTGACCGCAGGTGACGGTAAGGTCTCCCTGCTGGTATGTTTCTCCCGTGTCGAGGCTTACCTCTTTTGCTCCGACATTAGCTGCCAAAAATATCACCACTGCAATTAGACCCATCAACACATGTCTGTTCATGATTGGATTCCTTGTTATTTTGATTTATCTATAATATGACTGTTGCCGATGGCCTTTCGGAGTAAGATCACTCCATTGATCCATACTGGTCGAAGGCATGAGTTGAGTGGCGCAGTCACAGACTTTGCCGCGTCAGCGCCGCCGAAGTATTCCGCGTGCCCTCATCAAGCGCCTGATTCACACTTTTCATTTCTGCTCCACTGCGACCTTGACAACGACTTTGTGGAGTTGTCCTGCTGAGATCAGTGGCATGTGTGCATCTTCCGGAAAAAAGATGACAAATAATCCACGTTTAACAGGAAGCCAGGCATCTGGTTGATCCGCGAAAAATTGAATGTCAGATTCTTTATCATATTCTCCGGTTGGGTGCTTGCAGGATGATTTTGGCTTCCATCCCATATCATCAGTTCCTGCCAGAACCAATTGGATATCAATGTATTTCTCATGTGTTTCGAGCAGAGCATTCTCTTTCTTGCGACCAGGATCCTTTGCCACCATCGCATAAACGCGCCCACCGGCAATTTCATACTTCTCCACCGGCAGTTGGTCAAGATCATGGCGTAAAAGAAATTCAATTGCTTTTGGAAATCCTTTGTTCAGGGTCAGATAACGGTGTGCATTCTCAAGTACATCCAAAATCATGTCTATTCCTCAATAAAATCACAATGGTGCGAATGTCGAGCATAAGGAACCAGCCGTGATTTGGCGGTTGATCACGGAAGCCACCAGCCTGGCATTGATCAAAAAGACGCTGGCGTAGCAAGTCCCCCTTAATACACTGCTTCGACATCCGTTATTGGTTTGGTGTAATAATAACTCGACCGCGGCTTGTAAAAGAGATGCCTTGCTGCGACTGTGTTCCGATCATTACTGTTTCAACAATTGGTGGATTGACTAATTGTTCGGCTTCCCATTCAACAATAAAGTTGGCACCTGACCCTCCGGTTTTGTCGCTTTGGGGTATGACATATCGTAATGACCCTAATGGCTTTAAAATTGCGGGCCTATCAATATATTTTTTTAATACTCTCCCTTGTGTCTCATAATAATCAATTATTGTGATATTGATTTGATGCCTTGGATCAATATTT from Pseudomonadota bacterium encodes the following:
- a CDS encoding YhcH/YjgK/YiaL family protein, whose amino-acid sequence is MILDVLENAHRYLTLNKGFPKAIEFLLRHDLDQLPVEKYEIAGGRVYAMVAKDPGRKKENALLETHEKYIDIQLVLAGTDDMGWKPKSSCKHPTGEYDKESDIQFFADQPDAWLPVKRGLFVIFFPEDAHMPLISAGQLHKVVVKVAVEQK
- a CDS encoding DUF3124 domain-containing protein, translated to MRNQFICSIIFLITCLLAPMPLYAEGDAGLSNGQSIYVPAYSHIYSGDRERPFFLTVTLSIRNIDPRHQINITIIDYYETQGRVLKKYIDRPAILKPLGSLRYVIPQSDKTGGSGANFIVEWEAEQLVNPPIVETVMIGTQSQQGISFTSRGRVIITPNQ